The following coding sequences are from one Verrucomicrobiia bacterium window:
- a CDS encoding phosphatidylglycerophosphatase A, whose protein sequence is MTGFWAHVGLWVAQGLGVGRLPLAPGTWGAVLGVFLTMALLGTGSFWLYLGGILLSCGASIWLCGRAEVMLGQTDPGSVVLDEIIALPICFLPFVATAWWRHGLLPAPGSLLDKNGPLIGLTVFVLFRLFDILKPWPVKQSQALPGGWGITADDVLAALYTAAAAWLLLRLFHRHILA, encoded by the coding sequence ATGACTGGTTTTTGGGCGCACGTGGGATTGTGGGTGGCGCAAGGTTTGGGCGTGGGCCGCCTGCCGTTGGCTCCAGGCACCTGGGGCGCGGTGCTGGGGGTGTTCCTGACCATGGCATTGCTGGGCACCGGCAGTTTCTGGCTTTATCTGGGGGGCATCCTTTTGTCCTGTGGGGCCTCCATCTGGTTGTGCGGGAGGGCGGAAGTGATGCTGGGGCAGACGGATCCCGGCTCCGTGGTGTTGGATGAAATTATTGCACTCCCGATCTGTTTTCTACCGTTTGTGGCCACAGCGTGGTGGCGTCATGGCCTGCTGCCTGCGCCGGGCAGTTTGCTGGATAAAAACGGGCCGTTGATTGGGCTGACCGTTTTTGTGTTGTTTCGTTTGTTTGATATTCTCAAGCCCTGGCCGGTAAAGCAGAGTCAGGCGTTGCCCGGCGGCTGGGGGATTACGGCGGATGACGTGCTGGCGGCCCTTTATACCGCGGCGGCGGCCTGGCTTTTACTGCGACTTTTCCACCGGCATATCCTGGCGTGA
- a CDS encoding DUF1080 domain-containing protein yields the protein MNMAPALRWFWVFLMVGGLGAAELPPWQSLFDGKFPVYFRGYKMLQFPVNLWAAKAGVISSVPGGEQTDLMLRQRYSHFEFSVEYRLPPGAASGIVYLVQEGAPRAAMGGLKMVLADDERHPDARNNPLYRTGSLYALLPATNAHPRPAGQWNEARVRVWGKRVEHWINNEKVLEFELDSEALENAVRRGRLKNLPDFKEIGEGYIGLEHPGVEMWFRNPRIRVLPAPEKETTEPADAPTEPLAPDKPAGVPQ from the coding sequence ATGAACATGGCCCCAGCCTTGCGGTGGTTTTGGGTATTTTTGATGGTGGGCGGCCTGGGCGCGGCCGAGCTGCCACCGTGGCAATCGTTGTTTGATGGCAAGTTTCCCGTGTACTTCCGCGGCTATAAGATGCTGCAATTCCCCGTCAACCTTTGGGCCGCCAAGGCGGGGGTGATCTCTTCGGTGCCGGGGGGGGAGCAGACGGATTTGATGCTGCGTCAGCGGTATTCCCACTTTGAGTTTTCTGTGGAGTACCGTCTGCCGCCGGGAGCGGCGTCAGGTATTGTATATCTGGTACAGGAGGGCGCGCCCCGGGCCGCGATGGGGGGGCTGAAAATGGTGCTGGCGGACGACGAGCGGCATCCCGATGCCCGGAACAATCCCTTGTACCGCACCGGCTCGCTATACGCGCTCCTGCCCGCCACCAATGCGCATCCACGGCCGGCCGGCCAGTGGAATGAAGCGCGCGTGCGGGTCTGGGGCAAGAGAGTGGAGCACTGGATCAACAACGAAAAGGTGCTCGAATTTGAGTTGGACAGTGAGGCGTTGGAGAACGCCGTGCGGCGGGGGCGCCTCAAAAACCTGCCGGATTTCAAGGAGATTGGCGAAGGGTACATCGGCTTGGAGCATCCGGGGGTGGAGATGTGGTTCCGTAATCCCCGCATCCGGGTGTTGCCGGCGCCGGAAAAGGAAACCACGGAGCCCGCAGACGCTCCCACGGAGCCGCTGGCGCCGGACAAACCCGCCGGCGTACCCCAATAA
- a CDS encoding dihydrofolate reductase: protein MSHSPTPRLTAIAAMAANRVIGCQGRLPWHLPEDFQWFKSVTMGHVLVMGRKTFESIGRPLPGRDTVVISRSGFRHPGVTVIQDLRELAGWPEPRRFFICGGAQIYALALPFCAELFLTQVLRPAEGEVLFPPFEDRFTPAEVVRETGDFRILRYVNQSPERLTAAPPGAAAAMRSY from the coding sequence ATGAGCCACAGCCCCACACCCCGCCTGACGGCCATTGCGGCCATGGCCGCCAATCGGGTCATCGGCTGCCAGGGGCGTCTTCCCTGGCATTTGCCGGAGGATTTCCAATGGTTCAAATCCGTCACCATGGGCCATGTGCTGGTCATGGGGCGTAAAACCTTTGAGTCCATTGGCCGCCCCCTGCCGGGACGCGACACGGTGGTCATTAGCCGCAGCGGTTTTCGGCATCCCGGCGTTACAGTGATTCAGGATTTAAGGGAATTGGCCGGCTGGCCGGAACCGCGGCGTTTCTTCATCTGCGGCGGGGCGCAAATTTATGCGCTGGCCCTGCCCTTTTGCGCGGAGCTGTTCCTCACCCAGGTCCTGCGCCCGGCTGAAGGAGAGGTGTTGTTCCCGCCCTTTGAGGACCGTTTCACCCCGGCGGAGGTGGTCAGGGAGACGGGCGATTTTCGGATTCTTCGCTACGTCAATCAAAGTCCTGAAAGGCTGACGGCGGCCCCACCCGGAGCCGCCGCCGCGATGCGAAGTTATTAA
- a CDS encoding SMP-30/gluconolactonase/LRE family protein, with protein sequence MRNYCVKAIGCLAALMLAVGQTHAAAKESSKAGTAKTQPAAKKGTPKPAKPAKPAPPPVVDHVERLDPAINALLPTNTFLQPLASGFIWSEGPVWMGKYLLFSDVPTNRIYKWEEGLGISVFLEPSGYTGTDPRGGEMGSNGLTRDRQGRLVICQHGDRRVARLEKDGTFTPLAQYYLWRRFNSPNDAVFDSKGNLYFTDPPYGLPAQMADPRKEIPFQGIYRVSPNGEVTLLSDKLSRPNGIALSPDEKTLYVANSDRANPAIFAFPINKDGTIGNRRIFFDAAELASKGRPGLPDGLKVDVKGNVFATGPGGVLVLSPQGKHLGTIKTDRPTANCAWGDDGSVLYITANHDLLRVKTKTRGKLP encoded by the coding sequence ATGCGTAATTACTGCGTCAAAGCCATCGGATGTCTCGCCGCCCTGATGCTGGCCGTCGGGCAAACTCATGCCGCCGCCAAGGAATCCTCCAAGGCCGGCACCGCCAAGACCCAACCTGCAGCAAAAAAGGGAACTCCCAAGCCCGCCAAACCGGCCAAGCCCGCCCCGCCCCCTGTCGTGGACCATGTGGAACGCCTGGATCCGGCGATTAACGCGCTTCTGCCCACCAACACTTTTCTTCAACCACTGGCCTCCGGATTCATCTGGAGCGAGGGGCCGGTGTGGATGGGCAAGTATCTGCTTTTTTCTGATGTGCCCACCAATCGCATCTACAAATGGGAGGAGGGCCTGGGCATCTCCGTGTTTCTGGAACCGAGCGGTTACACCGGCACCGACCCGCGCGGAGGGGAAATGGGGTCCAACGGCCTGACGCGCGACCGGCAGGGGCGGCTGGTCATTTGCCAGCATGGAGATCGCCGCGTCGCCCGCCTGGAGAAAGACGGCACCTTTACCCCCCTGGCACAGTATTACCTCTGGCGGCGCTTCAACAGCCCCAATGACGCCGTATTCGATTCCAAGGGCAATTTGTATTTTACGGATCCCCCCTACGGCCTGCCCGCCCAAATGGCCGATCCCCGCAAGGAAATCCCCTTCCAAGGCATCTACCGGGTCTCTCCCAACGGGGAAGTGACTTTGCTTTCGGATAAATTAAGCCGCCCCAACGGCATCGCCTTGTCCCCCGATGAAAAGACTCTCTACGTAGCCAATTCCGACCGCGCCAATCCTGCCATATTTGCCTTTCCCATTAACAAGGACGGGACCATAGGCAACCGACGTATCTTCTTTGACGCCGCCGAGCTGGCCAGCAAGGGCCGCCCTGGCTTGCCCGATGGTCTCAAGGTGGATGTCAAGGGCAACGTCTTCGCAACGGGGCCGGGAGGAGTGCTGGTCTTGTCGCCCCAGGGCAAACACCTGGGCACCATCAAAACGGACCGCCCCACTGCGAATTGCGCCTGGGGCGATGACGGCAGTGTGTTGTACATCACGGCCAACCATGACCTCTTGCGGGTCAAAACCAAAACTCGCGGCAAACTTCCCTGA